In the genome of Methanococcoides methylutens, the window ACCATTGCAACAATGATGAGCGCTTCCTTTGTTTCAAGTTCATAATCCGGGAGAGCACGATAGATCATAGAGCCAATGATCAAAACTGCAACAGCAGTACCACCATAATCGAAAGCTGCCCCTACATCTCCAAGTATGAGTGCAGCAATTGTCGGAACAACCAATACAAATGTAAAAGCTATGAGGTAATAACCAATGTACTTTGCTACAGCCCTATGGTTAACAGGAGTGTGCAATTCGTACATAAGTTATAATGATGCTTATTACTTTATAAATTATCTCATGAGATGAAACTGTAACAGTTATTTACTTTTGGAGAAGACTTTGATAAAAATGATAATGTGTATTACTGGAAAGTTCAATATCTAGTCGAAGGATTCAAAATATCAAATGTATTAGTTCCTCAAGTTCAACAAAAGAGCAAATCAGTGGGAGAATTTCAGTTTATTTTGTTCTGATCTGAAAGTATTAACCGTCAATCTTCCATCCCCCTAAATTTTAAATCCGCTTCAATAAGTGTTTATGCTTTCTTGACTGTTACCCAGAACACACTGCCGTTTGCTTCCGGATTGTCTTCCACACCCACTTCCCCATTGTGCAGATCAGCTATTTTTTTCACGATAGCAAGTCCAAGACCACTTCCCTCTATGTCGCTATTGCCTATGCGTTTGAAACGTTCAAATACCAATGGTTTGTATTCATCGGAGATACCTTCATCTTCTGTTGCGATGACATTGCTAAAGCAATGTCTTTGCATGTTTTGCATCATGAACAGGTTTACCTGATATTTTGTATCCAGTTATGACAAATTTCCGCACATCAACTGAAATACTGATCTTGACATAATTTCGTCTCCACTTTTTGATTCACCAGGAATAATAATTGCTACAATAACCACTTGTAAACCCCGTTGAATCAATCCCAGTGACTTCAATTGATTCGCCATTCTTGTAAAATAGATCTAATGTTCTCTTAAAGATACGATCAAGAAATGCA includes:
- a CDS encoding sensor histidine kinase, which produces MMQNMQRHCFSNVIATEDEGISDEYKPLVFERFKRIGNSDIEGSGLGLAIVKKIADLHNGEVGVEDNPEANGSVFWVTVKKA